Genomic DNA from Hordeum vulgare subsp. vulgare chromosome 2H, MorexV3_pseudomolecules_assembly, whole genome shotgun sequence:
TCAGTAGTAGAGGTACTCTTACAGCAGAAATATAAGGTTGTGTTTGCTGGTATTATCGATGTAGGCGCCACTTCTTGTTTTTAGTGTCACGGTCTGTCGTTTGTAGAAGAATCTACTTTGAGGATCAGATCTTGCTAACTCAGGCAACTTTTATGCAGGCTCACATTCCTACATCTTTGGAAATGCATCCCCATCTAACCCTACACAGGCATCCTATGTGTGCTGAGGTATCTTTGTACTGACCTTTGGCTCTATCTGATGCTTTGCCATTTAAGTGTTTATTTTCACAGAAGTTCCCAGATTATAAAATTTAATGACCTTGTTGCCCAGATTATTGAAGAATTCCAGAAGTGCCATGTGGATCACCCCATCAAAAAATTCTTTGGTGAATGCACAGATCTTAAGATTAAGCTTGATCGGTGCTTCCGGCAGGAGGTAAGCAACCTTTTGCCCTAAGTTAGAGTTATCGCTGAAATTTATGTATTTTGTTCTGTAT
This window encodes:
- the LOC123430461 gene encoding COX assembly mitochondrial protein 2 homolog, which codes for MHPHLTLHRHPMCAEIIEEFQKCHVDHPIKKFFGECTDLKIKLDRCFRQEKAVKRKANFEESKKFKERLQAYKKEMAEKENES